Below is a window of Pocillopora verrucosa isolate sample1 chromosome 6, ASM3666991v2, whole genome shotgun sequence DNA.
CAAGGCAATTTCAAGAGGACATAGTGCGATAATCATGTTTATATGCAAAGCTGTCCAATTCgaaaggggaaaaaaagttaCATCCAATGGGAAATATCTCCCTCCTATTGATCACTGTAATATAGGGGTCCACTGGTAACACTGATCAATTGCCACACCCCACCACTGGTGAGCAGCGGGgcatataaaaagtaaaatgttaaaaatagtATCCAAATACATACCTCTCTTTGGCGACCACTCTTCCTGGTTTTTTGTTCGCGAGCCTCATAACGGTCACTGCTCTTTAATTTCTGAGTTTCAAGACGTGTTCTGAAATATCTCTGTAATGCAGCTGTTCAAAGACATAATTATTACTAACTAAAATACCATGAGAATTTGATTGTTAAAAGATTCCATCAGTTAGGTTTTTCTACTTACACGACAAGCTGGTGGAGCTGCAACcgtcctttttctctttctcctgTTTTGGCGCCGACGGACGTTGGCACCACAATCACCACTATTTCCATTTACCAGACGGTTTTCAAGCCGCTTTAGAGCTTCCCTGTTTGCTTGATACCAAACCTGGAAGGACTACCTTTTGATACCGTGCCTCGTTGTGATGTACATTGTACCGAAAGTACTCAGCCTAGCTAACGCTGACGAGTACGAAGGAAGGCTTGAAGCAAGGGAAATTGTGGAGGGAAAATAATTACACGTTCGATCGACCCCTGTTAAATCTGCACTCGTTTAGGCAAACAGGCTTCTACCCCAAGTTTCGAAAAGGTAAGTGAGCTATACCTATGTCTGAAATTCTAGCTGTATGTAGGTCAAGGATATCTTGCAGCAAAGGAAGTTTAAGCTTCACGCCACGGTATCGAGGTGAATTCTATATCGAATGTTTGTTCGATTGCTTGTGTAGGAATTTGATTTCGTTTTATCACGATAAGTGATTGACGCTTTtataaatttgtgaaatttcttttcttttaggtgGGATAAGAACAATTATTAAAGTAAGCTTGTGATAAAATAGCTTACGAGGCATGCAAAGAGGTAGGGGTAGGGGGACGGGTTAGGGGGAAATGAACTGTTTGAAATAACGTGTTGCTTTTCAACAGTGGAGGATATGTACATTTTGTTTTAGACTGGGatggaaataaataacaagttAGGCTCAATATCACatgatcaaataaataaaaatacaaccaATGCCGTAGAGTTTTTGTTCGCTGGGACGGGAGAGGAGTGGGCTTATAAGAGACCAAGCATTTTAGAGGCACATTTTTTGCAATGTTTGAAAATTCATAGACCATCGGATAGTCATGAGGGGAAACATCTTTGTCATCTGGGGTTGTACTTTCCTCAggtgaacaaaatttaagaaactcTCCTTGGAACTCGTTTGTTAGTTTCATATCCTTTAGGAATCTTGTCAGTATGAATTTTCTCATGTTTTGGAGTTCTACGAATCTTGTGTTGTTGCACTGCCCCGTAAAACGGTATTCCATTAAATCGTTCAAAGCTAAAACACCAAAAGCTAGTAACTGGTCCGTGGTCGGGAATAACCTCTTTCAAATGGTTGAGCAAGTGCATATTTGGGGTAATGGCATCTTTTCCATATAGAGTCTCTACtgtcttgcaaaattttagaATCAATCCGTCGGATTGATAGCAAGTTCCGTTTTTGTAATAGCGGACTAACAAAAATTTACATGCTGACACAAATTTCTGCTAGCACCGAAAATGTTCCTCTGGTAGAATACCCTGAAGGCAGAAAATAGAGTAACTGAGTGTCCAGTTTTTCCATTGCTCTGCTGTATATGAACCACAATTACTGGTTATCCTCATCGGTAATCGCCCAATGTCACTAGGAACCTCAACTGATTTTACCCTTTCCTCGATTTCGTTCAGTTGGCTAGGCGAAAAAAGTTTTGAGTCTGTCCATAGTTTGAACATTCCTTTGGCAGTTTCGTGAAAGAGATTGTGCATAGGATCAGCCGTGCAAAGTCTAATAACATCAAAGTAATCGAGTCTAAGTAAAATGCTATAATGGGTGATACCGTTTTGTTGCCCCAGGGCTTTTGTTTTGCACTGATTAATTTTAATGGCCATTCGACGATGTTCTTCACTTGCGCAGGGTTTCCATTAGCTTCTGTTGAATCCAGAGTAATCTCTCTCTTCCCTAAAACCACCCAAAAACTTCTTCAAGTAACGTAAACACCCAAGTTGAGCTGAATGCCCCTTGAATCCACAGATCTTTCTCGTTGCAGGAACGTCAGAAGACACACACAAAACGGCCGCACGGAACGTTAGGGCAATTATACTAAGGATAACTTTGATCTTGATCCCTTTCCACAAGGTTTTCAACTCATCCACAGCTGGCTCAAGAAATTCGTTTAAATCTTTTGGTTCCTTGCCTAATAAAGGAACAACGCCTACAATAATGATATTCTCCCATTTGAACCGTTCAGACCTGGGCAGATTTAAAATTGCTAAGTAAGACACTCCAACGGAATAATCCTAACGGCTTTTCATCGGCTGGAAAAAAGTCAAAGTTCAACATAAACCCGTAATTTCGTGGTTTATTCATGGAAGGTGAATCATCAACGTTCTGGAATTCTTTCCATGGATTTCCATCATAAACATCTGCCAAGGTATTTTCCCCCACTTCTCGTTTTCTCCTCAATTCCCAATTTATGGGAAAGTCTTTTCTCAAGACCAACTTCTCCTGATGATGCTGTTGCTGCAGTAGTACTTGATAGGGTAGAAGccagttttttccatttttaagaGTAACCTTTGTCACGAGTGTGGCATTACCAGTTAGTTTTCTTCCTCTGGAGTAGTGATTGTTGTTACATTTTTTGTCACCtgttgattgtttatcatcGAAATATAGGAGTCGCTCTTGTACAGTTTTGGGTGGTAAGAGTATGCTGCTTCGGATTCCGGTAAGTCTGCTGGCTCTCACAGGAAGAATGCCCTTATTTCAGTGCCTTTAAAGATGTCAAAACAGTGAGACTCATTTAAATTTAGCCTAAATTTAGGCAAAACCTAAAGCATCCTTAAAGGTTGACTTAAGCTTTAGGCGTCTTTAATTGTCAACCGAAATATCCAAAGCTAACAGTAACCTTTCATGAATCTTTACTTGAACATTAGGTGAACTTTAATAACGCAACTCGTTTAGCATCCTTTAAGTAGTCTCTTTTTTGGCACAAAATAGGGTTTTTAAGTAATAtacatttaatttaactttaaggTGAGAATTAAACGAGTCTCGCTGTTTTGACATCTTTAATTGACGCACTAAAGATGCTCTTATTTTGTTCAACGTGCAACTGCAAACTTTGTCGTGCTCACAATTCTTTCTGGGGTCGAAACATCTGTATTGAAAGCGAcggttttcatttttgcatctCCTTTAAGAGCACATTCATGGCAATAACAAGAAGGCATGTTTTCTGCGCTCGCTTTAATGACTTCGTATCACGCTCAACTTTCGAAAGGCATGAGCAGAAACGTAACAGGAAGAACGTAACTGCTATTCAAAAGACAGGAAGTTTTCAGAACGGACAATCAATGTTTCAACTCTCAATAAAGTACTCTTCCGGTTATGGTAacgaaaaaaaccaacaaacaaactaatTATACGACAATATCAAACAACAACCAAAATCATTAGTAGATAACACAGCTTTTGCAAAAGTGTCCTGTTTGTTTAGTACAAGcttgtttttttaacatcttgGTCAGTTTATGCCACTCGGCCAATGTATTCCgtttgaaaatttacaagatATGAGTTTATGCACGAACTCCGCGTTCTTCCTTTCTCACCTGATCAGCGTTTGACTAAGAACTATCTTCTTCTGCGTCGATTTCCAGACGCTCTTCCTGAACAAAATCTGTGGGTCCTGTAGGGAATtggtgtaaaagaaaaaattagttgGCAGTGGTCTATCGCCTCAAGCAACGTTGAATAGCATTTACGTTCTCGtgtaaagataaaaatgtatAGTAGCTTATATATGTGTAACTCTTCCATATTCAAGGTAACTAACCTTCATCGTCAGATGAACTTGAAATTTCATGAAAGAAATCACGGGATCACGGGAGTTTGAAGTTGCCCCGAAAGTATCTGTTAAGTTCGTCTCGTTACGTTTTCGCTTATGCCTTTCGAAAGTTGAACGTGATACGAAGTCATTACAATGAACGCAGTAAACATATCCTTTCTTGTCATTGCGCTCCATGCGTTCTTTAAAGGAGATGCGAAAATGATAACCCGTCACCATAAATTCAGATATTTCGACAAAATTTGCTGCTgcacatggaaaaaaattgctattcTTGGCCAACGCAAGTGTTGGCTAATTTATAATCCATTTCCTATTGACAGTTCAGAATACAATAAGACTACTTTTAGTGCGTCAATTAAAGATGTCAAAACAACGAGACTCATTTAATTCTTAgcataaagttaaataaaatgtatattaattaaaaatccTCTTTTGTGCCATGAAAGAGACCAGTTAAAGGATGCTAAAAGATTTGCGTTATTAAACTTCAACTTATGTTCAATTAAAGATTTATGAAAGGTAACTGTTAGCTTTTGGATATTTCGGTTGACTATTAAAGACGCCTAAAGCTTAAATCAACCGTTAAGAATGCTTTTGGTTTTGCCTAAAGGAACCGAAATAAGAGCATTCGTCCTGTTTATCCATAAGATTTCTTGTATACAGGCACTGATTTACTGCAAGTTTATGATGGTCCTCAGCAACACATTGGAAAAGTGTATGTAAGGTATTTGTTTCGCTTGCAGCCGTGGGAGCGCCCTATGCTCAGTATAATGCATTCAGTCATCACTAAAGTATGCTCCTTACCTGAGTGGCTGAACGCCACTAGAGTAATTAAGATCACAGAGAAATAAAATGCAGTGACCCATAGCTGTGCGGTTgagagttgaaaacaaatttccctTTTAGAAAGCGCTTTCTGTCGAAAGAGTACGAATGCAACAGGCTTGTGAACGTTCGCAGTTTTACCCGCACTTGATCTTGTGACGTCGAGACTCCATGACCAGCTTTGCACCAAATTGTAgagccagctaatttgcattttttttccgcaCAAGCTCGTAAAACCGTAAAACCGCAAGATCAGATGGGGTAAATGCGCACAAGCCTGTTGCAAACGTGCACAGGCCTGTTGCATGCGTTCTCTTACAACAGACAAGATACAAAAAGCGCTTTCTAAACgggaaattttgtttcaactctCAACCGCACAACTATGGGtcattacattttctttttctttgtgatttttattactCTAGTGGCGTTCAGCTCAGGTAAGCCGTAATGCATTAGTGAAGACTGAATTCATCGTAGTTATGGCATTGAGCACAGAGCACTCCTACGGCCGCAAGCGAAACAAATACCTTGCTTGCACTTTTCCAATGGATCGCTGAGGGCCAACAGAAACTTGCTGCAAATCGATGTATGCATACATGAAATCCTAAGGATAGAGGCGTTGTCAGAAATTCGGTATTTCATTCTCTTATCAAAGGAGATAAGTGCAGAATTCATTGATGAACAAAAACTACAACTTACGCGTTTCGAGATATCGAGGCTATTGTTAATATGTTGAGATTCTACATtggagaaaaaaaccaaaacgtAATTCACAGCCAATGTTAGCGTAATGTAAGTTGCTCGTTACGAaatctcaaattttttcaacttaatAATGGCCCAGCTCACCTTAGAGTCTCTGTCTGAGCTTCACAACGTGTAATCTAAGGGTTTGAGGTTCGAGGTTTGAGGTTTTACAAGCACTCTTATTTTGTCCTTGCGCTCGTTACATGACGCAAAAGGAAGCCgaacatatttcttcattttcactGTTATACGTATAAAATTTCGGTTGCTCATTCAGCTCGAACCATCTTTTGTTTATCATTGTCAAAACACCTCTATGATAAAAATCCAATGATAAAGAGATATAAATATAAAAGGCGCTTTACGAGTCTGTAAATTTCTCTTCGTTGATTACAAATCGCAAGCGAAGGAAATAAGATGTTAGCAAGATGATGCTTTCAATGATTCGGTCATTGCAAGTTTTGATTGTAGAAAACATTCAATATGTTTTAGTTAGCAGtgagttatttaaaaaataacgcCAAGCTACGCATCAAAATTGTTTAGCCTTTACAAGACGTTTTTTTTGCAACTATTTCGGCTTTTGCAGGACTATTACATATTGATTCTGTCaatgatataataaaaattatgatcTCAACAAATATAATATTGGGATGACGTAGCATGATGATAGATATGGCTGCAATTAGTTGAGTTATTTTTTCGCACGACGCGTTCGTTTCACAGGAAACGTTTGCTAACAAATTGTGTCGTGGTATCCTTGCAGCGAAAAGTGAGATGAATTTAGATATGAGGTGAGACTATCTTGATGTCACTGGCCGTACAACAGATAATTTGGAGCGGCTTGGATGAGGACAAAGTCAAAACCCTCGGCTCGCGATGGTATCTTCGTCTTTGaattgaataaatgttttcgatccttttgttttgccacgcGCTGTTACAATCGTTCCCTTTATGCTATGAACCACCAAAATTATACAAAGTCTTGTATTCCACGCCTCTTATATTAAAAACAATGGACGACCACGAgaaagatttaaaacaaaaactagcCTAAGGTTTTACGtcttcaataaaaacaacagttaactccgAAATGCTCGACAACAGCACGTGCACATGACGCGTACTGTCCAAAGTCCTGGTCCTACTCTTGCTAAAATTGGGCTGATGAGAAACTGTACAATCACGTTAGAAAATTTGACATAGTTTTAATTGTAAGGATGAGTACAGTAATGACAaggatgataataataaaagtaacgATACAACTAATAATGACGATTGTGATAATAATACcaataatgatgaaaataatgacaagctaaaaaatttattccagATTTAAATCTAACGCTTAAAATCGGTCAGCATGTAACTTACATGCAAGCTTGTAAAAAGAGACTCACCGAACACCCCTGATAAAAGATCGGATAAAAATGGAGGTACTGATAATATATAATAAGGATGATGTTACAAGTTCTGATATTGaaatagaaagtgaaaaaaactaTATTACCCTTTATTCGATAGGTGCTGACCGTGAGTTTCTTGTAAAAATTCACGAAAGATGCTTGCTGCCGTGCTCTGTACCTACCGATCCACGAAAGTTGAAACATATCGATTGGTACCGCTGCTCTCCGAATCTTAAGAAAGATAGTTGCGCCAATGACGGAAAAATGGTCATGATAGCACAAGTTAAATTtatgagagagagagaagtcTTTGAACAAAACTTTGACGTTTACACCAACGGAACCTTAGTTATCAAAAAGGCACTACCTATGGATGATGGAATAATGTTTAAGTGTTCTGCCTTAGTGAGATCGATAGGGAGAGAAAATTTTACCGCGATCCTCAATATTGCCAGAGGTGATGTTTAAATAAGTGTTATATAGAGATGATAATAGTAATTAATAATAATGTATTTATATTAATAACAATGAGAATTTGGCAGTGGACAATCCACGTGGTGGCTTTTGTTGTCCACGGTTTCCAGGTCGAAATAAAATTTGGAGTGTTGTTTTACTGGGGGGAAGGATAATTGGAGAACCCGGAGGAAAAAACGGAGCAAGGACGTGAAGCAACAGAAACCCACTTGTAACGCCAGGGGACCGCTTATTGAGGTTCCCGGTAGCTTAACGTGCCCTTCAGTAAAATGTTCTGTTTCCATTCACGTTGGGAGTTTTAACAGTTTTGAAACAAGTTTACAATAAGACTGTCTGCGAAAGAAACAAATGGGACTGGTAAGTGTACCGAAAACGCTTCtctgttctttaaattttgatgttaaaaaaaaatggcttttgGGCCTTGAACCCTGCCGGACCTTTTTGAAAGGGGCGCCAGGTCCGGGAAGTAAATAGGGGCCACAGCGATGGGAGGCGAGCGTCCTCACAACTGCGCATGCGCCATCCCCACTCCTCGCTTTCGTTTATTTAATTGTATCACTTTGGATGCTGTTTCTTTGCAGCTTTGCTTTTCCCTTTTTAGCTAAAGGAAtgcaaactttgatttttttagaaCCGCCAAAATTAATATCAAGTAGCAGTCGAACGATTCGGGTCATTAAAGGAATGGATCTTACTGTGGATGTGCAAGTGCAGGGCTATCCGTACCCCTGGGTAACTTGGAGCCATAACGGGCTCCCCTTACCGAATACATTGAGTTTCGGTTCAGAAACAAAGCTTAAAATGCGTAACGTCACTGTACTTGATGGCGGACTTTACAGCTGTTACGCCAAAAATCCGCTTGGACACGATAACCTCACTTTTAACGTTAATGTTGAAGgtattgattttatttgtagTTAGGCTAGCTTCGTGAGAGTAGATATAGCCTGTCAGTAAGTAGTCCTCGAATGATCCGGTCATTGAAGGAATGGATCTTCATATGGATGCGCAAGTGCATGGCTATCCTTACCCCTGGGTAACTTGGAGCCATAACGGGCTCCTCTTACAGAATACATCGAATGTCGATTCAGAAACAAGTCTTATAATCCGAAATGTCACTCTATATAAAGGCGGAAACTACACCTGTTTCACCAATAATCGGTTGGGAAATAATAGCTTCACCAAAGACGTTTATGTTGAAGGTATTGGTTTCATTCATAAATAGGCAAGCTTCTTTAGAGTAGATGTAGCCGTTCAGGAAAGAGAAACGCAGAGAAAGTTTGCTGTTTTTGgtctattatttttttattgtttttcgagttgtttttttgcattttttgttttactttccttgtttgttttctcttattttcttctgttttgttttgttttgttttgttttgttttgtttttttatctaaaCCTGCAGTTTTAGAGAAAAGCTTCATACCTATTCGCCCAAATTTTCCTACGAATCTGGGTCAGCTGGTGACGACGCCCGCAGCATCAGGTAGGCTCTCCCGCTCTTTAAACTTTCTAGAAACGAACGAGCTCTCAGCTTTTTCGCCccgaaaacatattttcatttgtttgccGCTAAATATTTCAATATTGGGCCAATATTCCGGGAAATATTGGCCCGGAATATTGGCCCAGGGTCGTGGCAGTACACAGACCGAGTGCGGCGAGGTCCGTGCAAAAACGACAGCGGGCCAATATTCCTTAGTACGAGTCGCGCAAGTAAGGTTAGTAAGAAGTTTATTGTGTGACATTCAGcccaaacttgtttatttaaattgtcGGCTTTCGAGATAAAAACTACACAGCTTATGACTCTTTCCGTGGAAACAATCTGTATCATATATAGAATCCCAACCAATCACTAATTAATCAGAAGGCTTGGATTTACCGAAGGACTACCTTGTCATATAATACAACTTTTAGGCCTCTATAAGATATGAACAGCCAGGCAAAGTATACCAGTGATTCACTTTGCCACTCTGTTTCTACCCTTAGATTTCCAAACTTCACCATCTTCACTAACATCAGGTAAGTACAGTTTGTTCTATTTCAAATTCTCAATGTTAGTTTCGGAGCAAACTTTTAAACTGTATCCAAACTTATATAGTGTTGCATTGATTTTtatcaatccttttttttttacctaaggACTACCCTGCCATGAAACATAATTTTTAGGCCTCTATAAGATATGAAAAGTCAGGCAAAGTATACCAGTGATTTACTTTGCCATTCTGTTTTTACCCTTAGATTTCCAAACTCCACCATCTTCACTAACACTAGGTAAGCACAGTTTATTCTAGTTCAATTTTCGCATTGTCAGTTTTGGAGCAAACTTTTAAACTGCGTCCAAATATATATAGGATTGCATTGATTTTTATCAATCCGCTTTTTTTTACCTAAGGACTACCCTGccataaaatatgatttttagGCCTCTAGAAGATATGAACAGCCAGGCAAAGTATACCAGTGATTCACTTTACCACTCTGTTTTTACCCTTAGATTTCCAAACTCCACCATCCTCAGTAACATCAGGTAAGTACAGTTTGTTCTATTTCAATTTTCGCAATGTCAGTTTTGGagcaaatttttaaactgtgtcCAAACTTATATAGTGTTGCATTGATTTTtatcaatcctttttttttttacctaaggACTACCCTGCCATGAAACATAATTTTTAGGCCTCTAGAAGATATGAACAGCCAGGCAAAGTATACCAGTGATTCACTTTACCACTCTGTTTTTACCCTTAGATTTCCAAACTCCACCCTCTTCAGTAACATCAGGTAAGTACAGTTTGTTCTATTTCAATTTTCGCAATGTCAGTTTTGGagcaaatttttaaactgtgtcCAAACTTATATAGCATTGCATTGATTTTTATCGATCCTTTTTTTCACAATCAAGAAGTTATTTACTTTGCCACTCTGATTCTACCCTAAGATATCCACACTCCACCATCTTCGCTGACATCAGGTGAGTACAATTTGTTCTATGTCAGTTTTAGAGCAAATTTTAAACCTTGCCCAAACTTATATAAGATCTCATTGACTTTTATCAATCCTTTTTTC
It encodes the following:
- the LOC131777433 gene encoding neural cell adhesion molecule 1-like isoform X2, which gives rise to MGHYIFFFFVIFITLVAFSSGADREFLVKIHERCLLPCSVPTDPRKLKHIDWYRCSPNLKKDSCANDGKMVMIAQVKFMREREVFEQNFDVYTNGTLVIKKALPMDDGIMFKCSALVRSIGRENFTAILNIAREPPKLISSSSRTIRVIKGMDLTVDVQVQGYPYPWVTWSHNGLPLPNTLSFGSETKLKMRNVTVLDGGLYSCYAKNPLGHDNLTFNVNVEVLEKSFIPIRPNFPTNLGQLVTTPAASDFQTSPSSLTSDFQTPPSSVTSDFQTPPSSVTSDIHTPPSSLTSGSGVFPAELKIARVASLFKTSDRSLFSNYRPISFLPSFSKILEKLVYDIIIDYLSKYKILFDNQFSFRKQHSIEYALALLYDKIPSAIDNDEITVGIIIDLSKQL
- the LOC131777433 gene encoding hemicentin-1-like isoform X3 gives rise to the protein MGHYIFFFFVIFITLVAFSSGADREFLVKIHERCLLPCSVPTDPRKLKHIDWYRCSPNLKKDSCANDGKMVMIAQVKFMREREVFEQNFDVYTNGTLVIKKALPMDDGIMFKCSALVRSIGRENFTAILNIAREPPKLISSSSRTIRVIKGMDLTVDVQVQGYPYPWVTWSHNGLPLPNTLSFGSETKLKMRNVTVLDGGLYSCYAKNPLGHDNLTFNVNVEVLEKSFIPIRPNFPTNLGQLVTTPAASDFQTSPSSLTSDFQTPPSSLTLDFQTPPSSVTSDFQTPPSSVTSDIHTPPSSLTSGKEDGAVFIWSTWIYPALLIFFDIVTICLVLCLYVKIKSIQDCVNRMEIPPVRNRAFNASSGDGDEHAQTQEGNIEFQRAS
- the LOC131777433 gene encoding neural cell adhesion molecule 1-like isoform X4 gives rise to the protein MGHYIFFFFVIFITLVAFSSGADREFLVKIHERCLLPCSVPTDPRKLKHIDWYRCSPNLKKDSCANDGKMVMIAQVKFMREREVFEQNFDVYTNGTLVIKKALPMDDGIMFKCSALVRSIGRENFTAILNIAREPPKLISSSSRTIRVIKGMDLTVDVQVQGYPYPWVTWSHNGLPLPNTLSFGSETKLKMRNVTVLDGGLYSCYAKNPLGHDNLTFNVNVEVLEKSFIPIRPNFPTNLGQLVTTPAASDFQTSPSSLTSDFQTPPSSVTSDFQTPPSSVTSDIHTPPSSLTSGKEDGAVFIWSTWIYPALLIFFDIVTICLVLCLYVKIKSIQDCVNRMEIPPVRNRAFNASSGDGDEHAQTQEGNIEFQRAS
- the LOC131777433 gene encoding hemicentin-1-like isoform X1 codes for the protein MGHYIFFFFVIFITLVAFSSGADREFLVKIHERCLLPCSVPTDPRKLKHIDWYRCSPNLKKDSCANDGKMVMIAQVKFMREREVFEQNFDVYTNGTLVIKKALPMDDGIMFKCSALVRSIGRENFTAILNIAREPPKLISSSSRTIRVIKGMDLTVDVQVQGYPYPWVTWSHNGLPLPNTLSFGSETKLKMRNVTVLDGGLYSCYAKNPLGHDNLTFNVNVEVLEKSFIPIRPNFPTNLGQLVTTPAASDFQTSPSSLTSDFQTPPSSLTLDFQTPPSSVTSDFQTPPSSVTSDIHTPPSSLTSGSGVFPAELKIARVASLFKTSDRSLFSNYRPISFLPSFSKILEKLVYDIIIDYLSKYKILFDNQFSFRKQHSIEYALALLYDKIPSAIDNDEITVGIIIDLSKQL